A portion of the Chryseobacterium tructae genome contains these proteins:
- a CDS encoding A/G-specific adenine glycosylase, producing the protein MEKNITASEFLHVGNRLLEWYRNNARDLPFRQTKDPYKIWICEIVFQQTRINQGLNHYNNFIKRFPDVKTLATAEENEVLLYWKGLGYYSRAINIHKAAQQIMNDYDGVFPNQYEEILKLKGIGKYTAAAVSSICFGGRIPAVDGNFYRVLSRFFADDFDISNSKAFVYFSELAALIMPDNVGDFNQAMMDIGSEICKPKNPLCGECPINEDCLAFSLQKIPDYPVKTKKVKAEDLALTYYFVHRNGEFLIRQRKEDFIWKKLFEFPTSISAEMEPFIKGSKTITHKLTHKNLSIEIFNVEVTSEEIWNRFITENQYQITDVQGSHEKSFPKPLENYIQNSLKD; encoded by the coding sequence TTGGAAAAGAATATTACAGCCTCAGAATTCCTTCATGTAGGAAACAGGCTTTTGGAATGGTATCGGAATAATGCAAGAGATCTGCCTTTCAGACAGACAAAAGACCCCTATAAAATCTGGATCTGTGAAATTGTATTTCAGCAGACAAGAATCAATCAGGGGTTGAATCATTATAATAATTTCATTAAAAGATTTCCGGATGTAAAAACTTTGGCTACCGCTGAGGAAAATGAAGTGTTACTGTACTGGAAAGGTTTAGGCTATTATTCAAGAGCGATCAATATCCATAAAGCAGCCCAACAGATCATGAATGATTATGATGGTGTATTTCCGAATCAGTACGAAGAAATTTTAAAACTGAAAGGAATTGGGAAATATACAGCAGCAGCGGTTTCAAGCATTTGCTTTGGAGGAAGAATTCCGGCTGTAGATGGGAACTTTTACAGGGTTCTCAGCCGTTTCTTTGCCGATGATTTTGATATTTCAAACTCTAAGGCATTTGTTTATTTCTCAGAATTAGCGGCTCTAATAATGCCTGACAACGTGGGCGATTTCAATCAGGCTATGATGGATATCGGTTCAGAAATCTGTAAACCCAAAAATCCACTTTGCGGTGAATGCCCGATTAATGAAGATTGCTTGGCTTTTTCCCTTCAGAAAATACCCGATTATCCTGTTAAAACAAAAAAGGTAAAGGCGGAAGATCTGGCTTTGACCTATTATTTTGTTCACAGAAATGGAGAATTCCTGATCCGTCAGAGAAAAGAAGATTTTATCTGGAAAAAATTATTTGAGTTTCCAACCTCTATTTCTGCTGAAATGGAACCTTTTATTAAAGGATCAAAAACAATTACTCATAAGCTGACACACAAGAATTTAAGCATTGAAATATTCAATGTTGAGGTGACTTCAGAAGAGATATGGAATCGCTTTATCACTGAAAATCAATACCAGATTACAGACGTTCAGGGTTCCCATGAAAAATCCTTTCCAAAGCCTCTGGAAAATTACATTCAAAACTCATTGAAAGACTGA
- the gldD gene encoding gliding motility lipoprotein GldD yields MIKKVIFIFVSLLLISCGKDPVPKPYGELRLEYPAPKYQKFENNCAYTFEYSDFANITAAKKPCWYYLNYPQMKAKVFVTYYPIQNDFAEHIREAEKMVYEHTIKASSIDTKSFEYPEKKVYGNFYELKGQSASNLQFYITDSTKHFVTGYLYFNTRPKPDSLAPAVNYIKNDMKHLLDSFEWKK; encoded by the coding sequence ATGATAAAAAAAGTCATATTTATTTTTGTATCACTGCTTTTAATTTCATGTGGAAAAGACCCGGTTCCGAAACCGTACGGAGAACTGCGTCTGGAATATCCAGCACCGAAATACCAGAAGTTTGAAAACAACTGTGCCTATACTTTCGAGTATTCGGACTTTGCTAATATTACAGCAGCTAAAAAACCTTGCTGGTATTATCTGAATTATCCTCAAATGAAAGCAAAAGTTTTCGTTACTTATTACCCGATACAAAATGACTTTGCAGAACACATTAGGGAAGCTGAAAAGATGGTTTACGAACATACCATTAAAGCCAGTTCTATAGATACAAAATCCTTTGAATATCCCGAAAAAAAAGTATACGGGAATTTCTATGAACTGAAGGGGCAAAGTGCTTCCAATCTTCAATTTTACATTACAGACAGTACGAAACATTTCGTAACTGGTTACTTATACTTTAATACGAGACCGAAGCCGGACTCTCTGGCTCCTGCAGTGAACTATATCAAAAACGATATGAAGCACCTGCTGGATTCTTTTGAATGGAAAAAATAA
- a CDS encoding type VI secretion system contractile sheath small subunit, whose amino-acid sequence MAMFNYGVGGNEVKVDANEAIQEIQENKSLIVSQLTTDESYTPEIVTGLKTVEDVFKHFQPSVAVQHETEDGGVVDEEFRFQNLGDFTPKSLTQKSDYLQQLSMEQEQYNKIVRQLKTNKILRNMLENDQTRAAFIDVLKEVAQELEK is encoded by the coding sequence ATGGCAATGTTTAATTATGGTGTTGGCGGAAACGAGGTAAAAGTAGACGCTAATGAAGCTATTCAGGAAATACAGGAAAATAAATCACTGATAGTAAGCCAGCTTACAACAGACGAATCTTATACCCCTGAAATTGTAACAGGATTAAAAACCGTGGAAGATGTTTTCAAACATTTCCAGCCTTCTGTGGCAGTACAGCACGAAACAGAAGATGGAGGAGTGGTTGATGAAGAATTCCGTTTTCAGAATCTTGGAGACTTTACTCCTAAAAGCCTTACTCAAAAATCTGATTATCTTCAGCAACTGAGCATGGAACAGGAGCAGTACAATAAAATTGTACGTCAGTTAAAAACCAATAAAATTCTTCGTAATATGCTGGAGAACGACCAAACTAGAGCGGCGTTCATCGATGTATTGAAAGAAGTAGCACAAGAACTTGAAAAATAA
- a CDS encoding NAD(P)H-dependent flavin oxidoreductase, which produces MGNFIDFNAAKKLHDMQANQNRISELFNIKYPIIQAGMIWHSGWRLASAVSNCGGLGLIGAGSMYPDILRENIQKCKQATDKPFGVNVPMLYPNIEEIIQIIMEEGVKIVFTSAGNPKTYTETLQKEGIKVAHVVSSTKFAVKCEDAGVDAIVAEGFEAGGHNGRDETTTFCLIPNVKKHISKPLIAAGGIALGSQMKAAMILGADGVQIGSRFAATTEASAHENWKKKITELQEGDTHLTLKELAPVRMVKNKFFNELEDIYHAGRNKEALIESLGRARAKRGMFEGDMEDGELEIGQVSALIDDILPVETVFNHLLSEFEDIKMPSF; this is translated from the coding sequence ATGGGCAATTTTATAGATTTCAACGCGGCTAAAAAACTGCATGATATGCAGGCCAACCAAAATAGAATTTCAGAATTATTTAATATTAAATATCCGATTATCCAGGCTGGGATGATCTGGCATTCCGGATGGAGGCTAGCATCTGCAGTTTCCAACTGTGGAGGATTAGGATTAATAGGAGCAGGAAGCATGTATCCTGACATTCTCAGAGAAAACATACAGAAGTGCAAACAAGCTACGGATAAACCTTTTGGGGTAAATGTTCCTATGTTATATCCTAATATTGAAGAAATCATCCAGATCATTATGGAGGAAGGTGTGAAAATTGTGTTTACATCAGCAGGAAATCCGAAAACTTATACAGAAACTCTACAAAAAGAAGGGATCAAAGTAGCTCACGTAGTTTCTTCTACCAAATTTGCCGTAAAATGTGAAGATGCAGGAGTGGATGCGATAGTAGCTGAAGGCTTTGAAGCAGGAGGGCATAACGGAAGAGATGAAACTACCACATTCTGTCTTATCCCCAACGTAAAAAAACATATTTCAAAACCATTAATTGCAGCTGGAGGAATTGCTTTAGGTTCCCAGATGAAAGCCGCAATGATTCTTGGAGCTGATGGAGTACAAATCGGATCGCGTTTTGCTGCTACTACAGAAGCAAGCGCTCATGAGAACTGGAAAAAGAAAATTACAGAACTTCAGGAAGGAGATACTCATTTGACACTTAAAGAATTGGCTCCTGTAAGAATGGTTAAAAATAAATTCTTCAATGAACTTGAAGATATCTACCATGCGGGAAGAAATAAAGAAGCACTAATTGAATCATTAGGAAGAGCGAGAGCGAAGCGTGGAATGTTTGAAGGTGATATGGAAGACGGTGAACTTGAAATAGGGCAGGTTTCAGCTTTGATTGATGATATCCTTCCGGTGGAAACTGTTTTCAATCATCTTTTAAGCGAATTTGAAGACATTAAAATGCCTTCTTTCTAA
- a CDS encoding PfkB family carbohydrate kinase, translated as MKLLVVGSVAFDAIETPFGKTDKILGGAATYIGITSSILGVKSGIVSVVGGDFPQEHLDMFTNREVNIEGIEIVKEGKTFFWSGKYHNDLNTRDTLATEVNVLENFDPKIPDSMQDAEILLLGNLHPGVQLSVLEKMNNRPKLVILDTMNFWMDCALDILMDMIAKTDVITINDEEARQLSGEYSLVKAAKKIHTMGPEYVIIKKGEHGALLFHDNKVFAIPALPLEDVFDPTGAGDTFAGGFAAYLAKKERIDFETMKSALIVGSAMASFTVEKFGTERIQEVQESDMFNRLRQFKELTTFDVELQ; from the coding sequence ATGAAACTTTTAGTTGTAGGAAGTGTTGCATTTGATGCAATTGAAACACCATTTGGTAAAACGGACAAAATTTTAGGCGGAGCTGCTACTTATATTGGGATCACTTCATCTATTTTAGGCGTTAAATCTGGTATTGTTTCTGTAGTAGGAGGAGACTTTCCACAGGAACACCTTGATATGTTTACAAACAGAGAAGTAAACATCGAAGGAATTGAAATCGTAAAAGAAGGAAAAACATTCTTCTGGTCTGGAAAATATCACAATGATCTGAACACCAGAGATACTTTGGCTACAGAAGTAAACGTATTGGAGAATTTTGATCCGAAGATCCCAGATTCTATGCAGGATGCCGAAATTTTATTACTTGGAAACCTACACCCTGGAGTTCAGTTATCCGTGTTGGAAAAAATGAACAACCGTCCTAAGCTTGTCATCCTTGATACGATGAACTTCTGGATGGACTGTGCGTTGGATATTCTGATGGATATGATTGCAAAAACAGATGTAATCACAATTAATGATGAAGAAGCAAGACAACTTTCTGGAGAATATTCTTTAGTAAAAGCTGCTAAAAAGATCCACACAATGGGACCTGAGTATGTTATCATCAAAAAAGGAGAGCACGGAGCTTTACTTTTCCACGATAATAAAGTTTTTGCTATTCCGGCACTTCCATTAGAAGATGTTTTCGATCCAACAGGAGCAGGAGATACTTTTGCGGGAGGTTTTGCCGCTTATCTTGCTAAAAAAGAAAGAATTGATTTCGAAACCATGAAGTCTGCTTTGATCGTAGGATCTGCAATGGCTTCATTCACTGTAGAAAAATTCGGAACAGAAAGAATTCAGGAAGTACAGGAATCAGATATGTTCAACAGATTGAGACAATTTAAAGAATTGACGACATTTGATGTTGAACTGCAGTAA